One genomic segment of Centroberyx gerrardi isolate f3 chromosome 4, fCenGer3.hap1.cur.20231027, whole genome shotgun sequence includes these proteins:
- the kbtbd13b gene encoding kelch repeat and BTB domain-containing protein 13 encodes MSVHSNKAVDWSGCDCTESGRYLPLEGICVASTAAKLTIVVGDTHFSEEKTLLVQSCDYFQALYRSGMKECRQEEIHLKCLCARGFLIALAVLRGERPILDADEIVEAIECAAFLQVAPLTKHLTDLIDSDSCLLMYHTAATFGLMDLYHAAALFIRNMYRDLEAEVKKTLPSELISYVESLTPSVFVAVGAHVTCSVDETIHAASRTVCYLDEDGNNWKVLTDLPLEASTSMAGVTVLDNKLYIVGGVHGIHKQVVDSCFCYSVEDNDWTVIASPAQLRYNFSLVGQDGRLYAIGGEYERTAMSSVETYDVETGRWTFAAHLPRPAAGAACTTAMSRIFVCLWRPMQTTEIYEYLSGKDEWSLVTTLIRPQSYGHCMVGHRDNLYIMRNGPSDDFLRCMMDCYSLTTGQWSALPGHFANSKGALFTSVVRGDSVFTLNRSVTLEYAIEGKTWKPRSQMKGFPRSGSVWTFLLRLPNADKQTL; translated from the coding sequence ATGTCAGTGCACAGCAACAAAGCTGTGGACTGGAGCGGCTGCGACTGCACAGAGAGTGGAAGGTATTTGCCATTGGAAGGTATTTGTGTTGCCTCAACAGCAGCTAAATTAACAATAGTGGTGGGAGACACTCATTTTTCTGAGGAGAAGACTTTACTCGTACAGAGCTGTGACTATTTCCAAGCTCTGTATCGCTCTGGAATGAAGGAGTGCCGGCAGGAAGAAATCCACCTCAAGTGTCTGTGTGCTCGGGGCTTCCTCATCGCCTTGGCGGTTTTACGAGGCGAGAGGCCGATCCTGGACGCTGACGAAATCGTGGAGGCCATCGAGTGTGCTGCTTTTTTGCAGGTGGCGCCACTCACCAAACATCTCACTGACCTTATTGACTCTGACAGCTGCCTGCTCATGTATCACACCGCTGCAACCTTTGGCCTGATGGACCTTTACCACGCTGCTGCACTATTTATCCGAAACATGTATCGTGACCTGGAGGCAGAGGTCAAGAAAACTTTACCGTCAGAACTGATCTCCTATGTGGAGTCCTTAACCCCTAGTGTTTTTGTGGCTGTAGGGGCTCATGTGACCTGCAGTGTTGATGAAACAATTCATGCTGCTTCCAGGACGGTTTGCTACCTGGATGAAGACGGGAATAACTGGAAGGTGTTGACAGATCTGCCGCTCGAGGCCAGCACCTCGATGGCCGGAGTGACTGTTTTAGACAACAAACTCTACATCGTCGGAGGAGTTCACGGAATCCACAAACAAGTCGTGGATTCTTGTTTCTGCTACAGTGTTGAAGACAATGATTGGACCGTGATTGCCAGTCCGGCACAGCTGCGCTACAACTTCTCCCTCGTGGGTCAAGATGGTCGTCTTTACGCCATTGGGGGAGAGTACGAGCGAACGGCGATGTCGTCCGTGGAAACGTACGATGTCGAGACCGGACGGTGGACGTTTGCTGCTCATTTGCCACGACCCGCCGCAGGAGCAGCGTGCACCACAGCCATGAGCAggatatttgtgtgtttgtggaggcCAATGCAGACCACAGAGATCTACGAGTATCTGTCAGGGAAAGACGAATGGTCGCTTGTTACCACGCTGATCAGGCCGCAGAGCTACGGCCACTGCATGGTGGGACACAGGGACAACCTGTACATCATGAGAAACGGACCTTCGGACGACTTTCTGAGATGCATGATGGACTGCTACAGTCTGACCACGGGCCAATGGTCGGCCTTGCCGGGACACTTCGCCAACAGCAAAGGCGCCCTGTTCACCTCGGTAGTGAGAGGCGACTCTGTCTTCACACTGAACAGAAGCGTGACTCTGGAGTACGCCATCGAGGGTAAAACCTGGAAACCCAGAAGCCAGATGAAGGGTTTCCCAAGAAGTGGCTCTGTGTGGACGTTTCTGCTTAGGCTGCCAAATGCTGACAAACAGACCTTAtaa